In a genomic window of Schistocerca gregaria isolate iqSchGreg1 chromosome 5, iqSchGreg1.2, whole genome shotgun sequence:
- the LOC126273225 gene encoding keratin-associated protein 10-2-like translates to MSPTPFSGCPPAAYLSSVCCSGCPPAAYLSSVCCSGCPPAAYLSSVCCSGCPPAAYLSSVCCSGCPPAAYLSSVCCSGCPPAAYLSSVCCSGCPPAAYLSSVCCSGCPPAAYLSSVCCSGCPPAAYLSSVCCSGCPPAAYLSSVCCSGCPPAAYLSSVCCSGCPPAAYLSSVCCSGCPPAAYLSSVCCSGCPPAATYL, encoded by the coding sequence ATGTCGCCCACCCCTTTCTCCGGCTGCCCACCCGCCGCCTACCTCAGCTCGGTCTGCTGCTCCGGCTGCCCACCCGCCGCCTACCTCAGCTCGGTCTGCTGCTCCGGCTGCCCACCCGCCGCCTACCTCAGCTCGGTCTGCTGCTCCGGCTGCCCACCCGCCGCCTACCTCAGCTCGGTCTGCTGCTCCGGCTGCCCACCCGCCGCCTACCTCAGCTCGGTCTGCTGCTCCGGCTGCCCACCCGCCGCCTACCTCAGCTCGGTCTGCTGCTCCGGCTGCCCACCCGCCGCCTACCTCAGCTCGGTCTGCTGCTCCGGCTGCCCACCCGCCGCCTACCTCAGCTCGGTCTGCTGCTCCGGCTGCCCACCCGCCGCCTACCTCAGCTCGGTCTGCTGCTCCGGCTGCCCACCCGCCGCCTACCTCAGCTCGGTCTGCTGCTCCGGCTGCCCACCCGCCGCCTACCTCAGCTCGGTCTGCTGCTCCGGCTGCCCACCCGCCGCCTACCTCAGCTCGGTCTGCTGCTCCGGCTGCCCACCCGCCGCCTACCTCAGCTCGGTCTGCTGCTCCGGCTGCCCACCCGCCGCCACTTACCTATGA